In the genome of Leishmania infantum JPCM5 genome chromosome 27, one region contains:
- a CDS encoding putative TPR-repeat protein, with product MDRSVAEAIRQQSDDLRDELKELEQWEDAMQAREMAKAQRKVPLPTSAAAAEPPIRGTVPSLKEAIRQQQQQARAAGASGDAAAEAMADPIQRAKDKGNALFQSGHLQEAVAAYTVGIDLDPASATTHVLYANRAMCYLKLGQWTAAEKDATTCVHMNTGYAKAYYRRAVARKQLGKLREARADLEAVLALAPKDVSAQQEMESVTKALQAKRAAASQATTTAATTKKKRIAIEEVDSEGDEAAAEAPAMSASQLPTEEDLHQACIEEDMRRLAAARKANEEQMRQESQREAAAQAKRQRRHERVEIIEEEEHSPTEEKKTAPSPATSAPAVEQTPPLPTSSPPASSSPSSTSAATRPRARPPIAKESLTTPKSFSEFERRFRELVQQPELRDHYVRLLDPTTMAKLFGSNMSPEMLLGILQAIKTFNATTALQYAKGLCQVSRVEDVALFFDAQEKAVVQDVLDLLRSAPGTPAKDIQQIERKLKPL from the coding sequence ATGGATCGAAGCGTGGCGGAGGCCATCCGGCAGCAGTCCGACGATCTTCGGGATGAGCtcaaggagctggagcagtGGGAAGACGCCATGCAGGCGCGGGAGATGGCCAAGGCACAGCGCAAGGTGCCTTTGCCAaccagcgcagccgcagccgagCCACCCATTCGAGGaacggtgccgtcgctgaaggaggcgatacggcagcagcagcaacaggcgCGGGCAGCTGGCGCCAgtggcgatgccgctgctgaagctaTGGCAGACCCGATTCAGCGAGCCAAAGACAAGGGCAACGCACTTTTCCAGAGCGGCCATTtgcaggaggcggtggcggcctaCACCGTCGGCATCGACCTCGACCCAGCCAGCGCTACGACACACGTCCTGTACGCGAACCGGGCCATGTGCTACCTCAAGCTGGGCCAGTGGACGGCTGCAGAGAAGGATGCGACGACGTGCGTGCACATGAACACCGGGTATGCCAAGGCGTACTACCGACGCGCCGTGGCGCGCAAGCAGCTCGgcaagctgcgcgaggctCGCGCAGATCTTGAGGCAGTGCTCGCCCTCGCTCCCAAGGACGTCAGCGCTCAGCAGGAGATGGAAAGCGTGacgaaggcgctgcaggcgaagcgagccgcggcgtcgcaggccaccaccaccgctgctaCTACTAAGAAGAAGCGAATCGCTATCGAGGAGGTCGACAGCGAAGGCGATGAAGCGGCGGCCGAGGCACCAGCGATGTCGGCCTCCCAGTTGCCAACGGAGGAGGACCTGCATCAGGCCTGCATCGAGGAGGACATGCGCaggctggcggcggcgcgaaaGGCGAACGAGGAGCAGATGCGACAGGAGTCACAGCGcgaggccgctgcgcaggccaagcggcagcgtcgccatgAGCGCGTGGAGATTattgaggaggaggagcactcCCCCacagaggaaaagaagacggCACCCTCGCCTGCCACATCTGCCCCCGCGGTGGAgcagacgccaccgctgccgacgtcatctcctccagcctcctcgtcgccctcATCCACATCCGCCGccacacgcccacgcgcacgccccCCCATCGCCAAGGAGAGCCTCACCACACCCAAGTCCTTTAGTGAATTCGAGCGGCGCTTTCGCGAGCTGGTCCAGCAGCCGGAACTGCGCGACCATTACGTGCGGCTGCTCGACCCCACCACCATGGCGAAGCTCTTTGGCAGCAATATGTCGCCCGAGATGCTTCTCGGCATCCTGCAAGCCATCAAGACCTTCAACGCCACGACTGCCCTGCAGTACGCCAAAGGGCTGTGCCAGGTGAGTCGCGTAGAGGACGTGGCTCTCTTTTTCGATGCACAAGAGAAAGCAGTCGTGCAAGATGTGCTGGACCTCCTACGCTCAGCCCCTGGCACTCCAGCCAAGGATATCCAACAGATCGAACGCAAACTGAAGCCCTTGtag